The Campylobacter concisus DNA window CAGCTTCTTTTATAGGCTCGACTAAATTTAGCTTATAAAGCGTGTAAAGCAGCATAAAGGTATTTCCGCCACCAACTGCGATACTGCTAGCATTTTTGATAGCTGAAATTTTATCCTCGTAGTGATGGATTGATTTTATATTGCTATTTTTTAATCTATCAATTACTTTTTGCTCATACTCGTCATTTGTTCGCCTAACTCCAGCGTAAGGGATAAATAAAATTTCTTCCTTGCCGCATTCACCTAAAAATTCCTTAACCCAGTTTTTGCAGTGCCTTAAATAGCCAGTATCTTGATAGCTTGAAGCACTGATTAGTAAAGCATTTTTCATTTTTTTACTCCATTTAATTTGTAAGCAGATCTTAGATAGACATCGACTCCAGCCACCAAACACTCCTCATCAAAGTCAAATTTGCAGTTGTGATGGCCTGCTTTTAAATTTGTTCCTATCATCATATAGCCACTCTTTGCGCCCCTATCTTGCAAAGCTCTCATAAAGTGAGCAAAATCTTCGCAAGCACCAAAATCAAGTTCTTTTACGATCTTATCATCATCTATAAAAGGACTTTGCTTTGCAGCTTCATAGAAAATTTCAGTTACTTCTTTGTCGCTATCGGCTCCGTTTGTGCCGCCAGTTTTTACGACTTTACTCTCTACGCCATAAATTTCACTCACACCTTTAACGATATCCATGCATCTTTCATACATAAAATCATTTAAATTTGTATCTTCGCCTCTTGTTTCGCAAGCTAGATAGCCATTTGGAGCGATGACATTTCTGCCTTCACCCGCTTTTAAAATGCCCACATTTATCCTAGTTACACCTTTTGCATGTCTTGTGATGCCATGCATATTTAAAGCCATTTGTGCTGCAGCCAAAAGAGCGTTTGCGCCGTCTTGTGGTGCTCCAGCTGCGTGAGCCGAACGACCCGTGATATGCACATCAAATTTTGAAGTTGCAAGTAGCTTGTTTGTTCCACATATGATGCCTCTATTGGTTTTTGCTTGAAAGCCGATATGTCCGCCTAATAGGTACTCTATACC harbors:
- a CDS encoding amidohydrolase, with protein sequence MDKIANLALSLKDELIKDRRYFHSHPETGWFTFFTTAVLAKRLSDLGYEISLGDKVVKADARLGLGSKEQCEKAIERAKTLLSPEEAKYLPYMKDGLTGLTAFIDTKRPGKFTAFRFDIDSVDVTESDEPTHRPYKEGFGADIAGIMHACGHDGHASIGLGVAKLIAENLDEFNGKFKFIFQTAEEGTRGAVAMEAAGVLDGIEYLLGGHIGFQAKTNRGIICGTNKLLATSKFDVHITGRSAHAAGAPQDGANALLAAAQMALNMHGITRHAKGVTRINVGILKAGEGRNVIAPNGYLACETRGEDTNLNDFMYERCMDIVKGVSEIYGVESKVVKTGGTNGADSDKEVTEIFYEAAKQSPFIDDDKIVKELDFGACEDFAHFMRALQDRGAKSGYMMIGTNLKAGHHNCKFDFDEECLVAGVDVYLRSAYKLNGVKK